The proteins below come from a single Panicum hallii strain FIL2 chromosome 7, PHallii_v3.1, whole genome shotgun sequence genomic window:
- the LOC112900999 gene encoding ricin B-like lectin R40C1: MPQHIRIFCREDINLSVAVRGSTVVLARTNPADESQHWVQEFSGSGMVTDDEGQRAFALVNKATGLALVNKNLITPSDNVVHVQLAPYFGDVRVDLSMLWTLGAADLGGGFREVRVLRDTTQTLNGLGGNVRDGTVVGIFPSHQQSPNAVWNLAPVHVSDAE; this comes from the exons ATGCCGCAGCACATCAGGATTTTCTGCAGGGAGGACATCAACCTGAGCGTGGCCGTCCGTGGCAGCACGGTGGTCCTCGCTCGTACCAACCCCGCCGACGAATCGCAG CACTGGGTCCAAGAGTTCAGCGGCTCCGGGATGGTGACCGACGACGAGGGCCAGCGGGCGTTCGCGCTGGTGAACAAGGCCACGGGGCTAGCCCTGGTGAACAAGAACCTGATCACCCCGTCAGATAATGTAGTGCAT GTGCAGCTGGCCCCCTACTTCGGCGACGTGCGCGTGGACCTGTCGATGCTGTGGACGCTGGGCGCCGCCGACCTCGGAGGCGGCTTCCGCGAGGTGAGGGTGCTCCGGGACACCACCCAGACCCTCAACGGTCTGGGGGGCAACGTCAGGGACGGCACGGTGGTCGGGATCTTCCCTTCCCATCAGCAGAGTCCCAACGCGGTGTGGAACCTCGCTCCCGTCCACGTCTCCGACGCGGAATGA